The following proteins come from a genomic window of Candidatus Zixiibacteriota bacterium:
- a CDS encoding M20/M25/M40 family metallo-hydrolase: MKQFIVLVFCLATLVPAVSADEIYRVIVASETDAKDLVAAGVQPLLRLNDGYLVLADSDAAQALLAGGLEARRVAVDVTLEELALDMRMDRANTGRYPLIYDEDGIRLYRVNLNDPQYRGQFVELRALDPAEVRIEYLDSNPYASLPALKSPRSMTLSLDSLIARISLDTIQAQLNYLQTLYRVAGSSGYTTARNWAYNKFSSYGYDSLFVQPFVSSIYGTPTNCYNVVATKVGASFPNHYVIVGGHLDAVPGSPGADDNGTGSIAVLEIARALADVPTEMTMVFVLFDAEEWGLYGAKYYADQAALRGDTIVYMLNMDMIGHYQNSNQANLFHGAVTDFSELWMGLADSLVGITGELAGVSASSDHYPFQQKGWEVTFVHEYNFSTVYHSPQDSTTYVNFDYFHRMTQASAATAYYVSEQAGWTSFSADTTVGWVPFTVNFTGNTQFNALSWAWSFGDGDSAFVQTPSHEYTESGLHTVSMQISTGDATRELIKPNYIVALADSMVGPQTQNAVAGTRVVVDVRGRNTVPVNYLEVPVEYTGTLGAVFDSATTVGTRASHMQPPVWLHWDPARFRKTVMVQSVDANPASFLPPGDGLLIRLHFTVPGDAQLGESTFVNLGGYTTHLPVFHWKDLVYNPKTMGTVLSTGNCCIGFTGNTDNDTEGTVDLGDLMYLVNHIFLGGAAPVCPAAANVNGDSECGVDLSDLIYLVNFLFLGGPEPAACNPACE; the protein is encoded by the coding sequence GTGAAACAGTTCATTGTTCTGGTCTTCTGCCTCGCGACACTTGTTCCCGCCGTATCGGCTGATGAAATCTACCGCGTGATCGTCGCCAGTGAAACCGACGCCAAGGACCTTGTCGCTGCCGGTGTCCAGCCGCTTTTGCGACTCAACGACGGTTACCTGGTTCTCGCCGACTCAGACGCTGCTCAGGCTCTGCTTGCCGGTGGACTTGAGGCCCGGCGAGTTGCCGTTGATGTTACACTGGAAGAACTGGCGCTGGATATGAGAATGGACCGCGCCAACACCGGCCGTTATCCGCTGATCTATGACGAGGACGGCATCCGGCTGTATCGGGTAAACCTGAATGACCCGCAGTACCGAGGCCAATTCGTTGAACTGCGGGCGCTCGATCCTGCAGAGGTCAGAATCGAGTATCTCGACTCCAATCCGTACGCCTCGCTGCCCGCTCTCAAATCGCCCCGTTCGATGACTCTGTCGCTGGATTCCCTGATAGCACGTATCTCGCTTGATACGATCCAGGCCCAGCTCAACTATCTCCAGACTCTCTATCGGGTTGCGGGATCGTCCGGGTACACCACCGCACGCAACTGGGCGTACAATAAGTTCTCCTCCTATGGGTACGATTCACTGTTCGTCCAGCCCTTTGTCTCCAGCATCTACGGGACGCCCACCAACTGCTACAATGTAGTCGCAACCAAAGTCGGAGCCTCCTTTCCCAATCACTACGTGATTGTGGGCGGGCACCTCGATGCGGTCCCCGGTTCGCCCGGCGCTGACGACAACGGCACCGGTTCAATCGCGGTGCTTGAAATCGCCCGTGCGCTGGCCGACGTACCCACCGAAATGACCATGGTGTTCGTCCTTTTCGACGCCGAAGAATGGGGCTTGTATGGTGCCAAGTACTATGCTGACCAGGCGGCGCTGCGCGGTGACACGATCGTGTACATGCTGAATATGGATATGATCGGACATTACCAGAATTCAAATCAGGCTAATCTCTTCCATGGCGCCGTCACCGATTTCTCTGAACTGTGGATGGGCCTGGCCGATTCGCTTGTGGGAATCACCGGTGAACTTGCCGGCGTCTCCGCCTCTTCCGACCATTATCCGTTTCAGCAGAAGGGCTGGGAAGTCACGTTCGTCCACGAGTACAACTTCTCGACGGTCTATCACTCGCCTCAGGACAGCACCACCTATGTCAATTTCGATTACTTTCATCGAATGACACAGGCCAGCGCGGCAACCGCCTATTACGTCAGTGAGCAGGCCGGCTGGACCTCCTTCAGCGCTGATACTACTGTGGGATGGGTGCCCTTCACCGTCAATTTCACGGGCAATACACAATTTAACGCTCTGTCGTGGGCATGGTCATTTGGCGACGGCGACTCCGCCTTCGTCCAGACTCCGTCGCACGAGTATACAGAGTCGGGGCTGCACACTGTGTCGATGCAGATCAGCACCGGCGATGCAACCCGAGAGCTGATCAAGCCGAACTATATCGTGGCGCTCGCCGACTCGATGGTCGGGCCACAGACGCAAAACGCGGTCGCCGGCACTCGAGTTGTCGTGGACGTTCGCGGACGTAATACCGTACCCGTCAACTACCTTGAGGTCCCTGTGGAATATACGGGTACGCTCGGCGCCGTCTTCGATTCCGCCACCACTGTTGGGACGCGTGCTTCACATATGCAGCCTCCCGTCTGGCTCCATTGGGATCCCGCCCGGTTCCGCAAAACCGTCATGGTTCAGTCCGTCGATGCCAATCCGGCCTCCTTCCTCCCGCCCGGCGACGGGCTCCTGATTCGTCTCCACTTCACCGTCCCCGGTGATGCCCAGCTGGGAGAAAGCACGTTCGTCAATCTCGGCGGGTACACCACCCACCTGCCGGTGTTTCACTGGAAGGACCTCGTGTACAATCCGAAGACAATGGGTACCGTTCTGTCGACTGGAAACTGCTGCATTGGATTCACCGGCAACACCGACAACGACACCGAAGGCACTGTCGACCTCGGAGATCTCATGTACCTGGTGAATCACATCTTCCTCGGTGGAGCCGCTCCGGTCTGCCCGGCTGCAGCAAATGTCAACGGGGACAGCGAGTGCGGTGTGGACCTTTCCGATCTAATCTATCTGGTGAATTTCCTGTTTCTGGGTGGTCCTGAACCGGCGGCGTGCAACCCCGCCTGCGAATAG
- the pepF gene encoding oligoendopeptidase F, with product MRIVRKASFVRSLLLAACVAGLMSSVAVAGPFGLDRDSIPDKYKWNFSDIYADWDAWRAGMAELETLMDQYTALEGTLAQGPDRVLKAYRLGDQLGMLLYKVYRYPQLMRDTDTRNNEVSAKLQEVQILLAKFNSATSWFNPELLSIPWDTMKGWLNKSPELAPYAFSIEDLYRSQEHVLTPEQEKLLSYFSQFNGIPGAIHDELSTSDIDFPEITLSDGSTVRVTPGNYYNILATNRNQEDRRKAFEAHYSVYHTNVNTYASIYNGILQRDWALAQARNYGSTLDAALFGDNVPHEVFETLLSTVKAGTEPVRRYMKLRKDRLGLDTYHLYDGSIPIVDIDKTYKYDDITEHIIASVEPLGEEYQSKMRRVFTDRWVDVYENEGKSSGAYSAGVYGVHPYLLLNFNGTLEDVFTVAHEVGHCMHTQLSDETQPFATASYTIFVAEVASTLNEALFLDYMMERTDDPKERVALLQHSIENIMGTFYTQVMFADFEWQAHRMVEEGRPVTAEALRQLYFSLLQEYYGDAVELDDLYGSTWTRISHFYGSPYYVYKYATCFASSAQLMNDIRSEDEATRNAAIKRYLTLLRSGGNDYPMNQLQAAGANLAKPETIQAVVAQLDELVSRFEAELQKI from the coding sequence ATGCGTATTGTTCGCAAAGCATCATTCGTCCGCTCACTGCTACTAGCTGCGTGTGTGGCAGGGCTAATGTCATCGGTCGCGGTTGCCGGGCCGTTCGGGCTCGATCGCGATTCTATTCCGGACAAGTACAAATGGAATTTCAGCGACATCTATGCCGACTGGGACGCCTGGCGGGCAGGGATGGCCGAGTTGGAGACCCTGATGGATCAGTACACGGCGCTTGAGGGAACGCTGGCGCAGGGTCCCGACCGGGTGCTCAAAGCGTATCGGCTGGGTGACCAGCTTGGCATGCTTCTGTACAAGGTGTACCGCTATCCCCAGTTGATGCGCGACACGGACACGCGTAACAACGAAGTATCGGCCAAATTGCAGGAAGTGCAGATTTTGCTCGCCAAGTTCAACTCGGCGACCTCGTGGTTCAACCCCGAACTGCTTTCGATTCCGTGGGACACGATGAAGGGATGGTTGAACAAATCGCCGGAGCTCGCGCCGTACGCGTTCAGTATTGAAGACCTGTATCGGTCACAGGAGCACGTGCTGACTCCCGAGCAGGAGAAACTGCTCTCGTACTTCAGCCAGTTCAACGGCATACCCGGTGCCATCCACGATGAGTTGTCGACTTCGGATATCGACTTTCCCGAAATTACGCTTTCGGACGGTTCCACGGTTCGGGTTACGCCCGGCAACTACTACAATATTCTGGCCACGAATCGCAACCAGGAAGACCGGCGCAAGGCATTTGAGGCTCATTACAGCGTCTATCACACGAACGTGAATACGTACGCATCGATATACAACGGAATCCTTCAGCGCGACTGGGCGTTGGCGCAGGCGCGCAACTACGGGTCGACGCTTGACGCGGCGCTGTTCGGCGACAACGTCCCGCACGAAGTCTTTGAGACGCTGTTAAGCACGGTCAAGGCAGGAACGGAACCCGTACGCCGGTATATGAAATTGCGGAAAGACAGGCTCGGGCTGGACACGTACCATCTCTACGACGGGTCAATCCCGATTGTCGATATCGACAAGACGTACAAGTACGACGATATCACCGAGCATATCATTGCGTCGGTCGAGCCGCTGGGTGAGGAGTATCAGAGCAAGATGCGGCGGGTGTTCACGGACCGGTGGGTGGACGTGTATGAAAACGAAGGCAAGTCCAGCGGAGCTTACTCGGCAGGCGTCTACGGGGTGCACCCGTATCTTTTGCTGAACTTCAACGGCACGCTGGAAGACGTCTTCACGGTCGCACACGAGGTCGGCCACTGCATGCACACGCAGTTGTCGGACGAGACGCAGCCGTTTGCCACCGCCAGCTATACGATTTTCGTTGCAGAGGTGGCCTCGACTCTCAATGAGGCGCTGTTCCTCGATTACATGATGGAGCGCACCGACGATCCGAAGGAACGGGTGGCGCTGCTTCAGCACTCGATTGAAAATATCATGGGGACGTTTTATACCCAGGTCATGTTCGCGGATTTCGAGTGGCAGGCGCATCGGATGGTTGAGGAGGGGCGACCGGTAACCGCCGAGGCGCTTCGGCAGTTGTATTTCTCGTTGCTGCAGGAGTATTACGGCGATGCGGTGGAACTTGATGATCTGTACGGTTCCACGTGGACCCGCATTTCGCATTTTTACGGCTCGCCGTACTATGTCTACAAATACGCCACCTGTTTTGCTTCCTCGGCCCAGTTGATGAATGACATCCGGTCCGAAGACGAAGCCACGCGCAACGCGGCGATCAAACGGTACCTGACATTGCTTCGATCGGGAGGGAACGACTATCCGATGAACCAACTGCAGGCGGCCGGGGCCAATCTTGCGAAG
- the ettA gene encoding energy-dependent translational throttle protein EttA, producing MTDKFIFTMLRLNKFYGQKQVLRDISLSFYPGAKIGIVGENGAGKSTVLRIMAGIDDEFQGHAVITPGYRAGMVKQDPDLDPTLTVRQSIEQAFAQTKSLLDEYNEITTKMAEPMSDDEMQAAMDRMGELQDKLDAANAWELDRTLQIASDALCLPDDDQPISTLSGGEKRRVALCKILLERPDLLLLDEPTNHLDAETVEWLEEQLRDYPGTVIVVTHDRYFLDNITRWILELEGGHGIPWEGNYSSWLEQKLAVLTQQEKGDGPRGRLLSRELAFIKMSNKDRHELTRARMGDYEKLVAKESASKDAAAVIQIAPGPELGQQVIEFDGVSKSFGDTPLFTDVSFKIPRSAVVGLIGPNGTGKTTMLRLITGQEQPDAGKVTLGSTVKLAYVDQERQSLNVSRPLIEEIGEGLEELPFGKRTIPIRQYMSQFGFRGPDQQKTVGQLSGGEMNRCNLAKILKVGGNVLLLDEPTNDLDVNTLRMLEEAILNFPGCVLVISHDRFFLDRICTHLLVFEGAGTVRWYDGNFGQYEAWRAKELGAGLYENRRNRYRKLVTR from the coding sequence ATGACGGACAAGTTCATTTTCACCATGTTGCGGCTCAATAAGTTCTACGGCCAGAAACAGGTTCTTCGTGACATCAGCCTCAGCTTCTACCCCGGCGCCAAAATCGGTATCGTCGGCGAAAACGGCGCCGGCAAGTCAACCGTGCTGCGCATTATGGCGGGAATCGATGATGAATTCCAGGGGCACGCCGTCATCACCCCCGGATATCGGGCCGGCATGGTCAAGCAGGATCCTGATCTGGACCCCACCCTCACTGTCCGTCAGTCCATTGAACAGGCGTTCGCGCAAACAAAAAGTTTGCTCGACGAATACAACGAGATCACGACCAAAATGGCCGAGCCGATGTCCGACGATGAAATGCAGGCCGCCATGGATCGCATGGGGGAATTACAGGACAAACTCGACGCGGCCAACGCCTGGGAACTCGACCGTACCCTGCAGATTGCGTCCGATGCCCTCTGCCTCCCGGACGACGATCAACCGATTTCCACGCTGTCGGGCGGTGAAAAACGCCGTGTCGCGCTCTGCAAGATCCTGCTCGAGCGCCCCGACCTGCTTCTACTTGATGAGCCGACTAACCATCTCGACGCCGAAACCGTCGAATGGCTCGAAGAACAACTTCGCGATTATCCCGGTACCGTCATCGTTGTCACCCATGACCGGTACTTCCTCGACAATATCACGCGGTGGATTCTCGAACTCGAGGGCGGCCACGGCATACCGTGGGAAGGCAATTACAGCTCCTGGCTGGAGCAGAAACTCGCGGTTTTGACCCAACAGGAAAAAGGTGACGGTCCTCGCGGACGACTGCTCTCCCGCGAACTGGCGTTTATAAAAATGTCCAACAAGGACCGCCACGAACTTACGCGGGCCCGCATGGGCGACTACGAAAAACTCGTCGCCAAAGAATCGGCAAGCAAGGACGCGGCCGCCGTCATCCAGATCGCGCCCGGGCCGGAACTTGGACAACAGGTAATCGAGTTCGACGGCGTGTCGAAGTCGTTCGGCGATACTCCCCTCTTCACCGACGTCTCTTTCAAGATTCCTCGTTCCGCCGTCGTGGGATTGATCGGTCCGAACGGCACCGGCAAAACCACGATGCTTCGGCTTATCACCGGACAGGAGCAGCCGGATGCCGGCAAAGTGACACTTGGCTCAACGGTCAAACTAGCCTACGTCGATCAGGAACGGCAGTCCCTCAACGTGTCGCGCCCCTTGATCGAGGAAATCGGCGAGGGCCTGGAAGAACTGCCCTTCGGCAAGCGGACCATCCCTATTCGGCAGTACATGTCTCAATTCGGATTCCGTGGTCCGGATCAGCAGAAAACCGTTGGACAACTTTCCGGCGGCGAGATGAACCGCTGCAACCTCGCCAAAATCCTGAAAGTCGGCGGGAATGTGCTTCTTCTGGACGAGCCCACCAATGACCTCGATGTGAACACCCTGCGAATGCTCGAAGAAGCAATTCTTAACTTCCCCGGCTGTGTACTGGTTATCAGCCACGACCGGTTCTTCCTTGACCGCATCTGCACCCATTTGCTGGTGTTTGAAGGCGCCGGAACAGTGCGCTGGTACGATGGAAACTTCGGCCAGTACGAAGCGTGGCGCGCGAAGGAACTCGGCGCCGGTTTGTATGAAAACAGGCGCAACCGGTATCGCAAGCTGGTGACCCGCTAG